The following are encoded in a window of Impatiens glandulifera chromosome 5, dImpGla2.1, whole genome shotgun sequence genomic DNA:
- the LOC124937389 gene encoding heat shock 70 kDa protein, mitochondrial-like isoform X1: MLKSLSFSWRPPCCSDRSGAASAPISASCKYLTGNGATSWSASSVGYKWANLARPFSSKPVGDDVIGIDLGTTNSCVSVMEGKTPKVIENAEGSRTTPSVVAFSQKGELLVGTPAKRQAVTNPTNTVFGTKRLIGRKFDDAQTQKEMKMVPYKITRGPNGDAWVEANGQKYSPSQVGAFVLTKMKETAESYLGKTVTKAVVTVPAYFNDAQRQATKDAGKIAGLDVQRIINEPTAAALSYGMNNKEGLIAVFDLGGGTFDVSILEISNGVFEVKATNGDTFLGGEDFDNALLEFLVSEFKRTEAIDLTKDKLALQRLREAAEKAKIELSSTAQTEINLPFITADASGAKHLNITLTRSKFESLVNNLIERTKNPCLSCLKDAGITIKEVDEVLLVGGMTRVPKVQEVVAALFGKAPSKGVNPDEAVAMGAAIQGGILRGDVKELLLLDVTPLSLGIETLGGVFTRLINRNTTIPTKKSQVFSTAADNQTQVGIKVLQGEREIAADNKMLGEFELVGIPPSPRGMPQIEVTFDIDANGIVTVSAKDKTTGKEQQITIRSSGGLSDDEIEKMVREAEVHAQKDKERKTLIDLRNNADTTIYSIEKSLNEYKDKIPAEVVTEIESAISDLRNAMGNEDVEEIRAKLDVANKAVSKIGEHMTGKSGGGDDSTSGGSAGGGEQQQQAPEAEYEEVKK; encoded by the exons ATGCTCAAATCTCTGTCTTTCTCATGGCGACCTCCGTGTTGCTCAGATCGATCAGGCGCCGCCTCCGCTCCTATCTCTGCTTCTTGTAAATAC CTGACTGGAAATGGCGCCACATCGTGGTCTGCGTCAAGTGTGGGATACAAATGGGCTAATTTAGCCAGACCATTTAG TTCAAAGCCCGTGGGAGATGACGTTATTGGAATCGACTTGGGTACAACCAACTCGTGTGTTTCAGTCATGGAAGGCAAG ACTCCAAAAGTAATTGAAAATGCGGAGGGTTCTCGAACCACTCCTTCTGTGGTTGCCTTTTCTCAAAAGGGAGAGCTTCTAGTTGGTACCCCTGCCAAACGGCAAGCAGTGACCAACCCTACTAATACTGTCTTTGGAACCAAGCGTCTAATAGGTAGAAAGTTTGATGATGCTCAGACacagaaagaaatgaaaatggTGCCTTACAAGATAACCCGTGGGCCTAATGGAGACGCTTGGGTTGAAGCAAATGGTCAAAAGTATTCTCCAAGTCAAGTTGGGGCATTTGTACTAACCAAAATGAAAGAAACTGCTGAGTCTTACCTTGGTAAAACAGTTACAAAAGCTGTTGTTACTGTCCCAGCCTATTTCAATGATGCCCAGAGGCAAGCCACAAAGGATGCAGGTAAAATTGCAGGTCTTGATGTGCAGAGAATCATTAATGAACCTACAGCTGCTGCTCTTTCCTACGGAATGAACAACAAAGAGGGCCTCATTGCTGTATTTGATCTTGGAGGAGGGACTTTCGATGTCTCCATTTTGGAGATATCCAATGGTGTTTTTGAG GTCAAAGCAACAAATGGTGATACATTCTTGGGAGGTGAAGATTTTGACAATGCTCTTTTGGAATTCCTTGTGAGCGAATTTAAAAGGACAGAAGCAATCGATCTGACAAAAGACAAGCTTGCACTACAACGGTTAAGAGAAGCTGCCGAGAAAGCTAAAATCGAGCTATCATCAACTGCTCAAACAGAGATCAATCTGCCATTCATAACTGCTGATGCATCTGGTGCTAAGCATTTAAACATCACATTGACTAGATCAAAGTTCGAGAGCTTGGTGAACAATTTAATCGAAAGGACCAAGAATCCGTGCTTAAGCTGTCTGAAGGATGCAGGCATCACTATCAAGGAAGTTGACGAGGTTTTGCTTGTGGGAGGAATGACCCGTGTTCCTAAAGTTCAAGAAGTGGTAGCTGCTTTGTTTGGAAAGGCTCCCAGCAAAGGAGTTAATCCTGATGAAGCAGTTGCAATGGGGGCTGCCATTCAAGGTGGTATTCTTAGAGGAGACGTGAAggagcttcttcttcttgatgTTACTCCACTTTCACTTGGTATTGAGACACTGGGTGGTGTATTCACCAGGTTGATCAATCGCAATACAACCATTCCAACCAAGAAAAGCCAG GTATTCTCCACAGCTGCAGACAACCAAACTCAGGTAGGCATAAAGGTACTACAAGGCGAACGTGAAATAGCAGCCGACAACAAAATGCTGGGAGAATTCGAGCTCGTGGGTATTCCACCATCTCCAAGGGGCATGCCTCAAATCGAAGTAACATTCGATATCGATGCAAACGGAATCGTAACAGTCTCCGCCAAAGACAAAACAACCGGAAAAGAACAACAAATCACAATTCGTTCTTCAGGAGGACTATctgatgatgagattgaaaagATGGTTAGAGAAGCTGAAGTGCACGCTCAGAAAGACAAGGAAAGAAAAACACTCATCGATCTGAGAAACAACGCCGACACGACTATCTATAGTATCGAGAAGAGTTTGAACGAGTACAAGGATAAGATTCCCGCGGAAGTAGTGACCGAGATTGAGTCTGCGATTTCTGATTTGAGGAATGCGATGGGAAATGAAGATGTTGAGGAAATTAGGGCTAAGTTGGATGTTGCTAATAAAGCTGTTTCAAAGATCGGAGAGCATATGACTGGAAAATCTGGCGGTGGTGATGATTCTACTAGCGGCGGTAGTGCTGGAGGAGGTGAGCAGCAGCAGCAGGCTCCTGAGGCGGAATATGAAGAGGTGAAGAAGTGA
- the LOC124937389 gene encoding heat shock 70 kDa protein, mitochondrial-like isoform X2: MATSVLLRSVRRRDLPSAPISTYKYLTGNGATSWSASRVGQKWAKLARPFSSKPVGDDVIGIDLGTTNSCVSVMEGKTPKVIENAEGSRTTPSVVAFSQKGELLVGTPAKRQAVTNPTNTVFGTKRLIGRKFDDAQTQKEMKMVPYKITRGPNGDAWVEANGQKYSPSQVGAFVLTKMKETAESYLGKTVTKAVVTVPAYFNDAQRQATKDAGKIAGLDVQRIINEPTAAALSYGMNNKEGLIAVFDLGGGTFDVSILEISNGVFEVKATNGDTFLGGEDFDNALLEFLVSEFKRTEAIDLTKDKLALQRLREAAEKAKIELSSTAQTEINLPFITADASGAKHLNITLTRSKFESLVNNLIERTKNPCLSCLKDAGITIKEVDEVLLVGGMTRVPKVQEVVAALFGKAPSKGVNPDEAVAMGAAIQGGILRGDVKELLLLDVTPLSLGIETLGGVFTRLINRNTTIPTKKSQVFSTAADNQTQVGIKVLQGEREIAADNKMLGEFELVGIPPSPRGMPQIEVTFDIDANGIVTVSAKDKTTGKEQQITIRSSGGLSDDEIEKMVREAEVHAQKDKERKTLIDLRNNADTTIYSIEKSLNEYKDKIPAEVVTEIESAISDLRNAMGNEDVEEIRAKLDVANKAVSKIGEHMTGKSGGGDDSTSGGSAGGGEQQQQAPEAEYEEVKK, from the exons ATGGCGACCTCCGTGTTGCTCAGATCGGTCAGGCGCCGGGATCTACCCTCCGCTCCTATCTCTACCTACAAATAC CTGACTGGAAATGGCGCCACATCGTGGTCAGCGTCACGTGTGGGACAAAAATGGGCTAAATTAGCCAGACCATTTAG TTCAAAGCCCGTGGGAGATGACGTTATTGGAATCGACTTGGGTACAACCAACTCGTGTGTTTCAGTCATGGAAGGCAAG ACTCCAAAAGTAATTGAAAATGCGGAGGGTTCTCGAACCACTCCTTCTGTGGTTGCCTTTTCTCAAAAGGGAGAGCTTCTAGTTGGTACCCCTGCCAAACGGCAAGCAGTGACCAACCCTACTAATACTGTCTTTGGAACCAAGCGTCTAATAGGTAGAAAGTTTGATGATGCTCAGACacagaaagaaatgaaaatggTGCCTTACAAGATAACCCGTGGGCCTAATGGAGACGCTTGGGTTGAAGCAAATGGTCAAAAGTATTCTCCAAGTCAAGTTGGGGCATTTGTACTAACCAAAATGAAAGAAACTGCTGAGTCTTACCTTGGTAAAACAGTTACAAAAGCTGTTGTTACTGTCCCAGCCTATTTCAATGATGCCCAGAGGCAAGCCACAAAGGATGCAGGTAAAATTGCAGGTCTTGATGTGCAGAGAATCATTAATGAACCTACAGCTGCTGCTCTTTCCTACGGAATGAACAACAAAGAGGGCCTCATTGCTGTATTTGATCTTGGAGGAGGGACTTTCGATGTCTCCATTTTGGAGATATCCAATGGTGTTTTTGAG GTCAAAGCAACAAATGGTGATACATTCTTGGGAGGTGAAGATTTTGACAATGCTCTTTTGGAATTCCTTGTGAGCGAATTTAAAAGGACAGAAGCAATCGATCTGACAAAAGACAAGCTTGCACTACAACGGTTAAGAGAAGCTGCCGAGAAAGCTAAAATCGAGCTATCATCAACTGCTCAAACAGAGATCAATCTGCCATTCATAACTGCTGATGCATCTGGTGCTAAGCATTTAAACATCACATTGACTAGATCAAAGTTCGAGAGCTTGGTGAACAATTTAATCGAAAGGACCAAGAATCCGTGCTTAAGCTGTCTGAAGGATGCAGGCATCACTATCAAGGAAGTTGACGAGGTTTTGCTTGTGGGAGGAATGACCCGTGTTCCTAAAGTTCAAGAAGTGGTAGCTGCTTTGTTTGGAAAGGCTCCCAGCAAAGGAGTTAATCCTGATGAAGCAGTTGCAATGGGGGCTGCCATTCAAGGTGGTATTCTTAGAGGAGACGTGAAggagcttcttcttcttgatgTTACTCCACTTTCACTTGGTATTGAGACACTGGGTGGTGTATTCACCAGGTTGATCAATCGCAATACAACCATTCCAACCAAGAAAAGCCAG GTATTCTCCACAGCTGCAGACAACCAAACTCAGGTAGGCATAAAGGTACTACAAGGCGAACGTGAAATAGCAGCCGACAACAAAATGCTGGGAGAATTCGAGCTCGTGGGTATTCCACCATCTCCAAGGGGCATGCCTCAAATCGAAGTAACATTCGATATCGATGCAAACGGAATCGTAACAGTCTCCGCCAAAGACAAAACAACCGGAAAAGAACAACAAATCACAATTCGTTCTTCAGGAGGACTATctgatgatgagattgaaaagATGGTTAGAGAAGCTGAAGTGCACGCTCAGAAAGACAAGGAAAGAAAAACACTCATCGATCTGAGAAACAACGCCGACACGACTATCTATAGTATCGAGAAGAGTTTGAACGAGTACAAGGATAAGATTCCCGCGGAAGTAGTGACCGAGATTGAGTCTGCGATTTCTGATTTGAGGAATGCGATGGGAAATGAAGATGTTGAGGAAATTAGGGCTAAGTTGGATGTTGCTAATAAAGCTGTTTCAAAGATCGGAGAGCATATGACTGGAAAATCTGGCGGTGGTGATGATTCTACTAGCGGCGGTAGTGCTGGAGGAGGTGAGCAGCAGCAGCAGGCTCCTGAGGCGGAATATGAAGAGGTGAAGAAGTGA
- the LOC124937390 gene encoding uncharacterized GPI-anchored protein At4g28100-like, protein MYALYYFAFLFFFFFNHSQSELLSQPAQPGGDDTSTSNTVPSFPAVQTQGQTACRLDLSAELFGGVKDACGRNLDRSRCCPVLAAWLFAAHARSALQVLPPSAAAAAAPTSSDLPIMPDDSQKCVDSLQTSLQTRNIHIQQPNATCDTALCFCGIRLHQITSLTCPAAFNVTGGPKATPTAAVRDLEKNCRNSSYAGCTNCLGALQKLKGGGYGNNGDRRASKMFDRDCQLMGLTWLLARNKTAYIPTVSAVLRALMYSAHPPHESKCSPDQENMPLAVNSLQFDKAGSLSSSSSMFLFPLLILTTTTIFGLFL, encoded by the exons ATGTACGCCCTATATTATTTcgccttcctcttcttcttcttcttcaaccacTCTCAATCAGAATTGCTATCCCAACCGGCTCAACCGGGCGGCGATGACACCAGTACCTCCAACACCGTCCCGTCTTTCCCTGCAGTCCAGACGCAAGGACAAACTGCTTGCCGCCTAGACCTCTCCGCCGAACTATTCGGCGGCGTCAAAGACGCGTGCGGCCGGAATCTCGATCGGAGTCGTTGCTGCCCGGTCCTCGCCGCCTGGCTCTTCGCCGCTCACGCTCGCTCTGCTCTTCAAGTCCTTCCTCCAtcggctgctgctgctgctgctccAACATCTTCCGATTTACCCATCATGCCTGATGACTCGCAGAAATGCGTTGATTCGCTGCAGACTTCTTTACAGACCCGAAATATCCACATACAACAACCTAACGCTACGTGTGATACCGCTCTTTGCTTCTGCGGGATCCGGCTGCATCAGATCACATCCCTAACTTGTCCCGCCGCTTTTAATGTTACCGGCGGTCCAAAAGCGACACCAACAGCTGCCGTAAGAGATCTTGAAAAGAACTGCAGGAATTCTTCTTACGCCGGTTGCACCAACTGTCTCGGAGCTCTGCAAAAG CTGAAGGGTGGTGGGTACGGAAATAATGGCGACCGGCGGGCGAGCAAGATGTTCGACAGGGATTGCCAGCTGATGGGGCTGACATGGCTTCTTGCCCGGAACAAGACCGCGTACATTCCAACTGTGTCGGCCGTTTTGAGGGCCTTGATGTATAGTGCGCACCCTCCCCATGAATCAAAGTGCAGTCCAGATCAAGAAAACATGCCACTCGCCGTAAACTCCTTGCAGTTCGATAAGGCTGGTTCAttgtcatcttcttcatcaatgTTTTTGTTTCCCCTTTTGATCCTGACGACGACGACAATATTTGGATTATTTCTATAA